Proteins encoded in a region of the Streptomyces sp. NBC_00258 genome:
- a CDS encoding substrate-binding and VWA domain-containing protein: protein MGRHSLPDGFRTGATGPRRRARRRNVALTTALVFALAAGTAAAVDGGVLSFGSSCWDSAVRLRIAAAPGIAPALKDAAGYARDNDVTSDGSCLDVQVTARDAYKVTDALRSKEKGATEFEAWVPDSGVWVNRIMADGKSTPVTPAGNVASSPVGVAMIPTAAKSLGWPLKTYSWTELADATTTSERLKLGAGNPSRSATGLLALTRLTHAVGKAEDGDILAAATAKALSLRASDSDSQVLDTLPRDLSGTEQGNPKRNQALILSEQAAFAYNTTADSGDDLDLFYPKDGSPLLDYPFALVDEPALTTDESRAALRFMTLLGEPDGRRILEKHGFRTDDDDIPDKLVTRAGGRAPQPYKELPEEPATDKEIDEALGMWTITVQSTRLTTVVDISASMSKPVPGTSESRMEVTKAALSQALATFTPEDEVGLWTFSRRIDGKRDYRVLVPAERLGGRAAGSTQRDLLSAAFDSLKPVKDGATGLYDTTLAAYKEATASYTKGKFNALVVLTDGVNEDPGSISRSALVAQLRQLTDPDRPVPLIAIAVGPEADKNELDEIAEATGGSAHLVTDPSQIHSAILKAVVRAGDQN from the coding sequence ATGGGACGTCACAGCTTGCCGGACGGGTTCCGGACGGGCGCCACCGGCCCCCGGCGGCGCGCGCGGCGCCGCAACGTGGCGCTCACGACGGCCCTCGTGTTCGCCCTCGCCGCAGGCACGGCCGCCGCGGTCGACGGCGGCGTGCTCTCCTTCGGTTCGTCCTGCTGGGACAGTGCCGTACGCCTGAGGATCGCCGCCGCTCCGGGCATCGCGCCCGCGCTCAAGGACGCGGCCGGCTACGCCAGGGACAACGACGTGACGTCCGACGGCAGTTGCCTCGACGTGCAGGTGACCGCCCGGGACGCGTACAAGGTCACGGACGCCCTGCGGTCGAAGGAGAAGGGCGCCACCGAGTTCGAGGCCTGGGTGCCGGACTCGGGTGTGTGGGTCAACCGGATCATGGCGGACGGCAAGTCGACTCCGGTGACACCGGCGGGCAACGTCGCCTCGTCACCCGTCGGTGTGGCGATGATCCCGACGGCCGCGAAGTCGCTCGGGTGGCCCCTCAAGACGTACAGCTGGACCGAGCTGGCAGACGCGACGACGACGAGCGAGCGGCTGAAGCTCGGGGCGGGCAATCCCTCGCGCAGTGCCACCGGTCTGCTCGCCCTGACCCGGCTGACGCACGCGGTGGGCAAGGCCGAGGACGGCGACATCCTGGCGGCGGCCACCGCGAAGGCCCTCTCCCTGCGCGCCTCCGACAGCGACAGCCAGGTCCTGGACACCCTGCCGCGCGACCTCTCCGGCACCGAGCAGGGCAACCCGAAGCGCAATCAGGCGCTGATCCTCTCCGAGCAGGCGGCGTTCGCGTACAACACGACCGCGGACAGCGGCGACGACCTCGATCTCTTCTACCCGAAGGACGGCTCGCCCCTGCTCGACTACCCGTTCGCGCTGGTCGACGAACCGGCGCTGACCACGGACGAGAGCCGGGCCGCGCTGCGGTTCATGACCCTCCTCGGCGAGCCCGACGGGCGCCGGATCCTGGAGAAGCACGGCTTCCGTACGGATGACGACGACATCCCGGACAAGCTGGTGACCCGCGCCGGCGGCCGCGCCCCGCAGCCGTACAAGGAGCTGCCGGAGGAACCGGCCACGGACAAGGAGATCGACGAAGCCCTCGGCATGTGGACGATCACCGTGCAGAGCACCCGTCTCACCACGGTCGTCGACATCTCCGCGTCCATGTCGAAGCCGGTCCCGGGCACCAGCGAGTCCCGTATGGAGGTGACCAAGGCGGCGCTGTCGCAGGCTCTGGCCACCTTCACCCCGGAGGACGAGGTCGGGCTCTGGACGTTCTCCAGGAGGATCGACGGCAAGCGCGACTACCGCGTACTCGTCCCGGCCGAGCGGCTGGGCGGCCGCGCGGCTGGCAGCACCCAGCGGGACCTGCTGTCGGCGGCCTTCGACAGCCTGAAGCCGGTCAAGGACGGCGCCACAGGCCTGTACGACACGACACTGGCGGCGTACAAGGAGGCCACGGCCTCCTACACGAAGGGCAAGTTCAACGCGCTGGTAGTGCTGACCGACGGTGTGAACGAGGATCCGGGGAGCATCTCGCGCTCCGCCCTCGTCGCCCAGCTCCGGCAGCTGACCGATCCGGACCGCCCGGTACCGCTGATCGCGATCGCGGTGGGGCCGGAGGCCGACAAGAACGAACTCGACGAGATCGCCGAGGCGACCGGAGGCTCGGCCCACCTCGTCACCGACCCGTCCCAGATCCACTCGGCGATCCTGAAGGCCGTCGTACGGGCCGGCGACCAGAACTGA
- a CDS encoding PhzF family phenazine biosynthesis protein, producing MRIRIVDAFTDRPFAGNPAGVLLLDASTSFPDDAWLQNVALEVNHAETAFAHPLPAGGEADWALRWFTPAAEVAMCGHATLATAHVLATTGAAQGPVRFATRSGVLIATAHDDGSITLDFPTAPLTPVAVPQGVAEALGAEPLTTHDTGPNIGDLLIELADEKTVLGLSPDLASLARHSERGIIATAPAADPSQGYDFVSRCFFPNIGIDEDPVTGSAHTALAPFWSERLGRTDLTGHQASSRSGLVRTGLRGDRTLLTGRAVTVIEGELLAS from the coding sequence ATGCGGATTCGAATCGTCGACGCCTTCACCGACCGCCCCTTCGCCGGCAACCCGGCCGGGGTCCTCCTCCTCGACGCCTCCACGTCCTTCCCGGACGACGCCTGGCTCCAGAACGTGGCCCTGGAGGTCAACCACGCAGAGACCGCCTTCGCCCATCCCCTCCCGGCGGGCGGAGAGGCCGACTGGGCGCTGCGCTGGTTCACGCCCGCGGCCGAGGTGGCGATGTGCGGCCACGCGACACTCGCCACCGCGCACGTACTGGCCACGACGGGCGCCGCCCAGGGACCCGTACGGTTCGCGACCAGGAGCGGCGTGCTCATCGCCACCGCGCACGACGACGGCTCGATCACCCTGGACTTCCCGACGGCCCCGCTGACCCCGGTCGCCGTGCCGCAGGGCGTCGCCGAGGCCCTGGGCGCCGAGCCGCTCACCACCCATGACACCGGCCCGAACATCGGCGACCTGCTGATCGAACTCGCCGACGAGAAGACGGTCCTGGGTCTCTCCCCCGACCTCGCGTCCCTCGCCCGCCACTCCGAGCGCGGCATCATCGCCACGGCGCCCGCCGCCGACCCCTCACAGGGCTACGACTTCGTCTCCCGCTGCTTCTTCCCGAACATCGGCATCGACGAGGACCCGGTCACCGGCAGCGCCCACACGGCCCTCGCCCCGTTCTGGTCCGAGCGCCTCGGCCGCACCGACCTCACCGGCCACCAGGCCTCGTCCCGCTCCGGCCTCGTACGGACCGGACTCCGCGGCGACCGCACACTGCTCACCGGCCGCGCGGTGACCGTCATCGAGGGCGAACTGCTCGCCTCCTGA
- a CDS encoding CPBP family intramembrane glutamic endopeptidase, producing the protein MHVEAGSVADSFPEDRPARRILRDETLLVLGVSLGASGVSALISFVGSVTKPGGLKDQAATLNASAAPGRPWLDLAWQLFGIASALVPVALVAHFLLREGKGLRTLGFDRTRPWPDLARGAAIAAVIGSSGIAFYLAARGLGFNLTVVPEALPEVWWKYPVLILSAIQNSVLEEVIVVGYLLRRLDQLGWTPVGALVASSVLRGSYHLYQGIGGFIGNMVMGVVFVYLYRRWGRVGPLVVAHSLLDIGAFVGYALLAGKVGWLPTA; encoded by the coding sequence GTGCACGTGGAGGCAGGGTCCGTGGCTGATTCGTTTCCCGAGGACCGGCCCGCGCGGCGGATTCTCCGTGACGAGACGCTGCTCGTGCTGGGTGTCTCGCTCGGGGCCAGTGGCGTCTCCGCGCTGATCAGCTTTGTCGGTTCGGTCACCAAACCGGGAGGTCTCAAGGACCAGGCGGCCACGCTCAACGCCTCGGCCGCGCCCGGCCGTCCCTGGCTCGATCTGGCGTGGCAGCTGTTCGGGATCGCTTCCGCGCTGGTGCCGGTCGCCCTCGTCGCGCACTTCCTGCTGCGTGAGGGGAAGGGGCTGCGCACGCTCGGCTTCGACCGCACCCGTCCGTGGCCGGACCTCGCCCGGGGTGCCGCGATCGCCGCGGTGATCGGCAGCTCGGGCATCGCCTTCTATCTGGCGGCCCGTGGCCTCGGCTTCAACCTCACCGTGGTGCCCGAGGCACTGCCCGAGGTGTGGTGGAAGTACCCGGTACTGATCCTCTCCGCGATCCAGAACTCGGTCCTGGAGGAGGTCATCGTCGTCGGGTATCTGCTCCGCCGCCTCGACCAGTTGGGCTGGACACCGGTCGGCGCCCTGGTGGCGAGCTCGGTGCTGCGCGGCTCGTACCACCTCTACCAGGGCATCGGTGGGTTCATCGGCAACATGGTGATGGGCGTGGTCTTCGTCTACCTGTACCGCCGCTGGGGCCGGGTCGGGCCACTGGTGGTCGCCCACTCGCTGCTCGACATCGGGGCGTTCGTCGGGTACGCGCTGCTGGCCGGGAAGGTGGGCTGGCTCCCCACCGCGTGA
- a CDS encoding TetR/AcrR family transcriptional regulator codes for MAGRKQFDVDEALRRAMYVFWRWGYSEASFDRLTEGTGLGRSSLYGTFGDKSTLFRKSLQRYAQTYHPLYDQALSGPHPNPSAVVAAYLQVTLNRIADPTVPDGCLLTVSATQFPALDAEGRAMVRAMIDGLRAMLEQALMAAGADEREAAELALCTLATNKSLAVLSRAGFSSEDLATVAAAAARIPGRPHPLP; via the coding sequence ATGGCGGGCCGCAAGCAATTCGACGTGGACGAGGCGCTACGACGCGCGATGTACGTCTTCTGGCGCTGGGGCTATTCGGAAGCCTCGTTCGACCGCCTGACCGAGGGCACGGGCCTGGGCCGGAGCTCGCTCTACGGCACCTTCGGCGACAAGAGCACCCTCTTCCGGAAAAGCCTCCAACGGTACGCGCAGACCTACCACCCGCTGTACGACCAGGCACTTTCCGGCCCTCACCCGAACCCGAGCGCCGTTGTGGCCGCCTACCTGCAGGTCACCCTGAACCGCATCGCCGACCCGACGGTCCCGGACGGCTGCCTGCTCACGGTGTCGGCAACGCAGTTCCCGGCCCTCGACGCGGAGGGTCGGGCGATGGTCCGCGCCATGATCGACGGTTTGCGAGCGATGCTGGAGCAGGCGTTGATGGCGGCGGGGGCCGATGAGCGCGAGGCGGCAGAGCTGGCGTTGTGCACGCTGGCGACGAACAAGTCCCTGGCGGTGCTGAGCCGCGCCGGCTTCTCGAGCGAAGACCTGGCAACCGTCGCCGCGGCCGCCGCCCGTATCCCCGGGAGACCACATCCACTGCCTTGA
- a CDS encoding DUF5999 family protein produces the protein MCQHQPPCPTADSADREAAHLVAHHPEQGWSLLCNGVLLFEDTGELLPDGRIIAPHRPVAMDVMTAA, from the coding sequence ATGTGCCAGCACCAGCCACCGTGCCCGACAGCCGACTCCGCCGACCGGGAGGCCGCCCATCTTGTGGCGCACCACCCGGAGCAGGGATGGAGCCTGCTGTGCAACGGCGTTCTCCTCTTCGAGGACACCGGTGAGCTCCTGCCGGACGGCCGGATCATCGCTCCACATCGCCCTGTGGCCATGGACGTGATGACCGCCGCCTGA
- a CDS encoding type II toxin-antitoxin system Rv0910 family toxin, with product MAEVSAEARIEAPAEKVWAQLTDFSSYGEWNSTHTSFPKGGPESLEVGGTFEENMKLMGFPAEVDWTIEELEEARLLAIRGKGPMAVTVATRYTLTPDGEATTVRIDGEFTGAAVSLMAGKLKDSATAALHESLRKLGGLVA from the coding sequence ATGGCCGAAGTCAGCGCGGAAGCACGGATAGAGGCGCCCGCCGAGAAGGTCTGGGCGCAGCTCACGGACTTCTCCTCGTACGGCGAGTGGAACTCCACCCACACCAGCTTCCCGAAGGGCGGTCCCGAGTCCCTCGAAGTCGGCGGCACCTTCGAGGAGAACATGAAGCTGATGGGCTTCCCCGCCGAGGTCGACTGGACCATCGAGGAGCTGGAGGAGGCCCGCCTGCTCGCGATCCGCGGCAAGGGCCCGATGGCCGTGACGGTTGCCACGCGCTACACGCTGACCCCCGACGGCGAGGCCACGACCGTCCGTATCGACGGCGAGTTCACGGGCGCCGCCGTCTCGTTGATGGCGGGCAAGCTGAAGGACTCGGCGACGGCGGCCCTGCACGAGTCCCTGCGCAAACTGGGCGGTCTGGTGGCCTAG
- a CDS encoding PadR family transcriptional regulator — protein MRSHGEEYGPGFGPGEGRGRGHGGPGHPGRGGFEGRRSAFGPFGPGFGGPGFGPGPWGGRGGRGGPRGRARRGDVRASILALLKDRPMHGYEMIQEIAERSGGAWKPSPGSVYPTLQLLEDEGLISSASEGGKKLFSLTDDGRVAADEGPDAPWEDAGRGVDWEALSDIRQAGFGLMEAFGQVWKTGSKEQREKALTVINDARKKLYLILADED, from the coding sequence ATGCGTTCCCACGGAGAGGAATACGGACCGGGGTTCGGCCCCGGTGAAGGGCGTGGCCGCGGACACGGCGGCCCTGGACACCCCGGTCGGGGTGGCTTCGAAGGCCGGCGTTCCGCCTTCGGTCCCTTCGGGCCCGGTTTCGGTGGTCCCGGCTTCGGCCCGGGCCCCTGGGGCGGGCGCGGAGGCCGGGGCGGACCGCGCGGCAGGGCACGGCGCGGCGACGTACGCGCGTCGATCCTGGCCCTTCTCAAGGACCGGCCGATGCACGGCTACGAGATGATCCAGGAGATCGCCGAGCGCAGCGGCGGGGCGTGGAAGCCCAGCCCCGGTTCGGTGTACCCCACCCTCCAGCTTCTGGAGGACGAGGGGCTGATCAGCAGTGCGAGCGAGGGTGGCAAGAAGCTGTTCTCGCTCACCGACGACGGCCGTGTCGCGGCCGACGAGGGTCCCGACGCACCCTGGGAGGACGCCGGGCGCGGGGTCGACTGGGAGGCACTGAGCGACATCCGGCAGGCCGGCTTCGGTCTGATGGAGGCGTTCGGGCAGGTCTGGAAGACCGGCAGCAAGGAGCAGCGCGAGAAGGCGCTGACCGTCATCAACGACGCGCGCAAGAAGCTGTACCTGATCCTCGCCGACGAGGACTGA
- a CDS encoding glutamate--cysteine ligase has protein sequence MGEKVVAGPIGLSDRQRYREKLQQCLAGLERLLAEKRFDRPKNLMGLEIELNLAGPDGMPRMMNAQVLERIASRDFQTELAMFNLEVNIAPHRLGGRVFDRLAEELRTSLAYAHRKANEVDAGIVMIGILPTLARDDLVSANLSDVDRYTLLNDQIVAARGEDFRLDIEGVERLSCTSASIAPEAACTSVQLHLQVTPGRFADVWNAAQAVAAVQVAVGANSPFLFGRELWRESRPPLFLQSTDTRPPELQAQGVRPRTWFGERWISSAYDLFEENLRFFPPLLPICDEEDPRSVLDEGGTPRLAELVLHNGTIYRWNRPVYGIDDGVPHLRVENRVLPAGPTVTDVIANAAFYYGLVRALAGEARPVWTRLPFEAAAANFDQACRYGIDARLEWPRRGRYGGTTRMPATRLVLDELLPLAAAGLDAWGVEPADRDLYLGVIEERCKRGVNGASWQSRTFHKALEGGMGRDAALAATTKRYAELMHLGEPVHTWPVGLPAPAVSLG, from the coding sequence ATGGGGGAGAAGGTCGTGGCGGGGCCGATCGGCCTGTCCGATCGGCAGCGCTACCGCGAAAAGCTCCAGCAGTGTCTGGCGGGGCTGGAGCGGCTGCTGGCGGAGAAGCGGTTCGACCGCCCCAAGAATCTCATGGGCCTGGAGATCGAGCTGAATCTCGCCGGTCCTGACGGCATGCCGAGAATGATGAATGCGCAAGTACTTGAGCGTATCGCGAGCCGGGATTTCCAAACAGAACTCGCCATGTTCAATCTGGAAGTCAACATTGCTCCCCATCGGCTCGGCGGCCGTGTATTCGACCGGCTCGCCGAGGAGTTGCGCACGTCACTCGCATATGCCCACCGGAAGGCGAACGAGGTCGATGCCGGAATCGTGATGATCGGTATTCTGCCGACGCTCGCCCGCGACGACCTGGTCTCCGCGAACCTTTCCGACGTGGACCGCTACACGCTGCTGAACGACCAGATCGTGGCCGCACGCGGCGAGGACTTCAGGCTGGACATCGAGGGTGTGGAGCGGCTCAGCTGCACCTCGGCGTCCATCGCGCCCGAAGCCGCCTGTACCTCCGTGCAGTTGCACCTCCAGGTCACGCCCGGACGCTTCGCCGACGTGTGGAACGCGGCGCAGGCGGTGGCCGCCGTTCAGGTCGCGGTCGGCGCCAACTCGCCCTTCCTGTTCGGCCGTGAGCTGTGGCGCGAGTCGCGGCCCCCGCTGTTCCTGCAGTCCACCGACACCCGTCCGCCCGAGCTCCAGGCGCAGGGGGTCCGTCCGCGGACCTGGTTCGGGGAGCGGTGGATCTCGTCGGCGTACGACCTGTTCGAGGAGAACCTGCGCTTCTTCCCTCCCCTGTTGCCCATCTGCGACGAGGAGGATCCGCGGAGCGTCCTCGACGAGGGCGGCACACCCCGGCTCGCCGAACTCGTGCTCCACAACGGCACCATCTACCGCTGGAACCGGCCGGTGTACGGCATCGACGACGGTGTCCCGCATCTGCGCGTGGAGAACCGCGTGCTGCCCGCGGGCCCGACGGTCACCGACGTCATCGCCAACGCGGCCTTCTACTACGGGCTCGTACGGGCCCTCGCGGGCGAGGCGCGGCCCGTGTGGACACGGCTGCCCTTCGAGGCCGCGGCCGCCAACTTCGACCAGGCCTGCCGGTACGGCATCGACGCGCGGCTGGAGTGGCCGCGACGCGGCAGGTACGGCGGCACCACACGGATGCCCGCGACGCGGCTGGTGCTGGACGAGCTGCTGCCGCTCGCGGCGGCGGGCCTGGACGCGTGGGGCGTCGAGCCGGCCGACCGGGACCTCTACCTCGGAGTCATCGAGGAGCGCTGCAAGCGGGGGGTCAACGGGGCCTCCTGGCAGTCCCGTACGTTCCACAAGGCGCTGGAGGGCGGCATGGGGCGGGATGCCGCGCTGGCCGCCACGACGAAACGGTACGCCGAGCTGATGCACCTCGGTGAGCCCGTGCACACCTGGCCGGTCGGGTTACCGGCGCCCGCCGTTTCGCTCGGGTGA
- the gcvP gene encoding aminomethyl-transferring glycine dehydrogenase translates to MTAHRIPLSELEQGIPFEQRHIGPDTEARAKMLAHVGYGSLDELTATAVPDVIKNADSLELPGARTEAEVLSELRSLADRNQVLDSMIGLGYYGTFTPPVILRNVMESPAWYTAYTPYQPEISQGRLEALLNFQTVVAELTGLPTSGASLLDEGTAAAEAMALSRRMGKNKKGLFLVDADTMPQTIAVIETRAEPTGVEVVVADLSDGIPAELAEREINGVLLQYPGASGAVRDLKPVVERAHELGAVVTVAADLLALTLLTSPGELGADIAVGTTQRFGVPMGFGGPHAGYMAVREKFARSLPGRLVGVSVDADGNKAYRLALQTREQHIRREKATSNICTAQVLLAVMAGMYAVYHGPQGLKSIARRTHRYATILAAGLKAGGVEVVHEAYFDTLTVRVPGKAAETLAAARRGGVNLRLVDADHLSLACDETTTRAQLGAVWAAFGVDGDVAVLDGATEDTLPAAQLRTDEYLTHPVFHQYRSETAMLRYLRRLADRDYALDRGMIPLGSCTMKLNATTEMEPVTWPEFGQLHPFAPAEQAQGYLTLIRELEERLAEVTGYDKVSLQPNAGSQGELAGLLAVRGYHRANGDEQRTVCLIPSSAHGTNAASAVMAGMKVVVVKTSDDGEIDVEDLRAKIEQHRDELSVLMITYPSTHGVFEEHVADICAQVHEAGGQVYVDGANLNALVGLAKPGHFGGDVSHLNLHKTFCIPHGGGGPGVGPVGVRSHLAPYLPNHPLQPAAGPETGVGPISAAPWGSAGILPISWAYVRLMGGEGLRRATQVAVLSANYIAKRLEPHYPVLYTGPGGLVAHECIIDLRPLTKATGVSVDDVAKRLIDYGFHAPTMSFPVAGTLMIEPTESEDLTEIDRFCNAMIAIRAEIEKVGSGEWAADDNPLRNAPHTAAALGDTWEHAYSREEAVFPAGVSAADKYWPPVRRIDQAYGDRNLVCSCPPLDAYEE, encoded by the coding sequence ATGACCGCCCATCGTATTCCGCTCTCAGAGCTCGAACAGGGAATCCCCTTCGAGCAGCGCCACATCGGGCCCGACACCGAAGCCCGGGCCAAGATGCTCGCGCACGTGGGGTACGGCTCGCTCGACGAGCTGACGGCCACCGCGGTCCCGGATGTGATCAAGAACGCCGACTCGCTCGAACTGCCGGGCGCCCGCACCGAGGCCGAGGTACTGAGCGAGCTGCGCTCCCTCGCGGACCGCAACCAGGTGCTGGACTCCATGATCGGGCTCGGGTACTACGGGACGTTCACGCCGCCCGTGATCCTGCGCAACGTCATGGAGAGCCCGGCCTGGTACACCGCGTACACGCCGTATCAGCCGGAGATCTCGCAGGGTCGCCTGGAGGCGCTGCTCAACTTCCAGACCGTGGTCGCCGAGCTGACCGGACTGCCGACCTCCGGGGCCTCGCTGCTCGACGAGGGCACGGCCGCCGCCGAGGCCATGGCGCTGTCGCGGCGCATGGGCAAGAACAAGAAGGGCCTGTTCCTGGTCGACGCGGACACCATGCCGCAGACCATCGCCGTGATCGAGACCCGCGCCGAGCCGACGGGCGTCGAGGTCGTGGTCGCCGACCTGAGCGACGGCATTCCGGCCGAACTCGCCGAGCGCGAGATCAACGGCGTGCTCCTCCAGTACCCGGGCGCCTCCGGTGCCGTACGGGACCTCAAGCCCGTCGTCGAGCGGGCGCACGAGCTGGGCGCGGTCGTCACCGTGGCGGCCGATCTGCTCGCCCTGACGCTGCTCACCTCGCCCGGTGAGCTGGGCGCCGACATCGCGGTCGGTACGACCCAGCGCTTCGGTGTGCCGATGGGCTTCGGTGGGCCGCACGCCGGATACATGGCCGTGCGCGAGAAGTTCGCGCGCAGCCTGCCCGGCCGGCTCGTCGGCGTCTCGGTCGACGCGGACGGCAACAAGGCGTACCGGCTCGCCCTGCAGACGCGGGAGCAGCACATCCGCCGTGAGAAGGCGACCAGCAACATCTGTACGGCTCAGGTGCTGCTCGCCGTGATGGCCGGGATGTACGCCGTCTACCACGGTCCCCAGGGCCTGAAGTCCATCGCGCGGCGCACCCACCGGTACGCCACGATCCTCGCCGCGGGTCTGAAGGCCGGCGGGGTCGAGGTCGTCCACGAGGCGTACTTCGACACCCTCACCGTGCGGGTGCCGGGCAAGGCGGCCGAGACGCTCGCGGCCGCGCGCCGGGGCGGGGTCAACCTCCGGCTCGTCGACGCCGACCACCTGTCCCTCGCCTGCGACGAGACCACCACGCGGGCCCAACTGGGCGCCGTCTGGGCCGCGTTCGGGGTCGACGGCGACGTTGCCGTGCTGGACGGGGCGACGGAGGACACACTGCCGGCCGCGCAGCTGCGCACCGACGAGTACCTCACGCACCCGGTCTTCCACCAGTACCGTTCCGAGACCGCGATGCTGCGCTACCTGCGCCGGCTCGCCGACCGTGACTACGCGCTCGACCGGGGCATGATCCCGCTGGGCTCCTGCACGATGAAGCTCAACGCGACGACCGAGATGGAGCCGGTCACCTGGCCCGAGTTCGGCCAGCTGCACCCCTTCGCGCCCGCCGAGCAGGCGCAGGGCTATCTCACGCTCATCCGTGAGCTGGAGGAGCGGCTCGCCGAGGTCACGGGCTACGACAAGGTGTCGCTGCAGCCCAACGCCGGTTCGCAGGGCGAGCTGGCCGGTCTGTTGGCCGTACGCGGCTATCACCGGGCCAATGGCGACGAGCAGCGCACCGTCTGCCTCATCCCGTCGTCCGCGCACGGGACGAACGCCGCGAGCGCCGTGATGGCCGGGATGAAGGTCGTCGTCGTGAAGACCTCCGACGACGGCGAGATCGACGTCGAGGACCTGCGGGCCAAGATCGAGCAGCACCGCGACGAACTGTCGGTGCTGATGATCACGTACCCCTCGACGCACGGGGTGTTCGAGGAGCACGTCGCCGACATCTGCGCCCAGGTGCACGAGGCGGGCGGCCAGGTGTACGTCGACGGCGCCAACCTCAACGCGCTGGTGGGGCTTGCCAAGCCGGGGCACTTCGGTGGCGACGTCTCGCACCTCAACCTGCACAAGACGTTCTGCATCCCGCACGGCGGCGGCGGTCCGGGCGTGGGTCCGGTCGGGGTGCGCTCGCACCTGGCGCCGTATCTGCCGAACCACCCGCTGCAGCCCGCCGCGGGCCCGGAGACGGGCGTGGGCCCGATCTCGGCCGCTCCCTGGGGCTCCGCGGGCATCCTGCCCATCTCGTGGGCGTACGTCCGTCTCATGGGCGGTGAGGGGCTCAGGCGGGCCACGCAGGTCGCCGTCCTCAGTGCCAACTACATCGCCAAGCGGCTCGAACCGCACTACCCGGTGCTCTACACCGGTCCCGGCGGGCTCGTGGCGCACGAGTGCATCATCGACCTGCGGCCGCTGACCAAGGCGACCGGCGTGAGCGTCGACGACGTCGCCAAGCGGCTGATCGACTACGGGTTCCACGCGCCGACGATGTCGTTCCCGGTGGCCGGCACGCTGATGATCGAGCCCACGGAGAGCGAGGACCTGACCGAGATCGACCGGTTCTGCAACGCGATGATCGCGATCCGTGCGGAGATCGAGAAGGTCGGCTCGGGCGAGTGGGCGGCGGACGACAACCCGCTGCGGAACGCGCCGCACACGGCCGCCGCGCTCGGCGACACGTGGGAGCACGCGTACAGCCGCGAGGAGGCGGTCTTCCCGGCCGGTGTCTCGGCCGCGGACAAGTACTGGCCGCCGGTGCGCCGGATCGACCAGGCCTACGGCGACCGGAACCTGGTCTGCTCCTGCCCGCCGCTGGACGCCTACGAAGAGTAA
- a CDS encoding alpha/beta fold hydrolase codes for MTSWTDRSMMSTADVTTSLSSLRLPDGFTDVFTSRLVELNGLRLHAVTGGDGPPLLLVGGWPQTWYAWREVMPALAREHTVVAVDSRGAGLSDKPDDGYDAGTLAADLVALMAALGHDRFDVVGHDIGMWTGYALAADHPERVGRLAVVDAIVPGLTPIPSVFSPAAVNQRLWHFGFNRLTDLNEELVRGRERLFFGYQFAKKAATPDAIPAYAVDVYVDAIVADPRGLRASFAYYRALDETIAQNEQRKKTRLTLPVLAIGGARYSGAMVAETMRPAADDVTGVVLDDCGHYVAEEQPTLFTETLEDFLGGKPVAGVPHG; via the coding sequence ATGACAAGTTGGACTGATCGTTCCATGATGAGCACGGCCGACGTCACTACAAGCTTGAGTTCGCTGCGGCTGCCCGACGGGTTCACCGACGTCTTCACCAGCCGGCTCGTGGAGCTGAACGGGCTGCGGCTGCACGCGGTCACCGGCGGGGACGGCCCGCCGCTGCTGCTGGTCGGCGGGTGGCCGCAGACCTGGTACGCCTGGCGGGAAGTGATGCCCGCGCTCGCCCGCGAGCACACCGTCGTCGCCGTCGACTCGCGCGGCGCCGGGCTCTCCGACAAGCCCGACGACGGTTACGACGCCGGCACGCTGGCCGCCGATCTGGTCGCTCTGATGGCCGCGCTCGGGCACGACCGCTTCGACGTGGTCGGCCACGACATCGGCATGTGGACCGGATACGCCCTCGCTGCCGATCACCCCGAGCGGGTGGGCCGGCTCGCCGTCGTCGACGCCATTGTCCCCGGTCTCACGCCGATCCCGTCGGTCTTCAGCCCGGCCGCGGTCAACCAGCGGCTCTGGCACTTCGGCTTCAACCGGCTCACCGACCTCAACGAGGAGCTGGTCCGGGGGCGGGAGCGGCTCTTCTTCGGCTACCAGTTCGCCAAGAAGGCAGCCACCCCGGACGCGATCCCCGCGTACGCCGTCGACGTCTACGTCGATGCGATCGTCGCGGATCCTCGCGGGCTGCGGGCGAGCTTCGCGTACTACCGGGCACTGGACGAGACGATCGCGCAGAACGAGCAGCGCAAGAAGACCCGGCTGACGCTGCCGGTGCTCGCCATCGGCGGCGCGCGGTACAGCGGCGCGATGGTCGCCGAGACGATGCGGCCGGCGGCCGACGATGTCACCGGGGTGGTCCTCGACGATTGCGGCCATTACGTGGCCGAGGAGCAGCCGACGCTGTTTACCGAGACCCTGGAGGACTTCCTCGGTGGCAAGCCGGTGGCAGGCGTGCCGCACGGCTGA